Proteins from a genomic interval of Thamnophis elegans isolate rThaEle1 chromosome 2, rThaEle1.pri, whole genome shotgun sequence:
- the LOC116502902 gene encoding acetylcholinesterase-like, which translates to MPILLHAFLGLCFCQLISGDIAENDTLVVTSSGSIKGMRVLTRSGAVNAYLGIPYAEPPVGRLRFQKPVPHQPWSHVLEATHFGKPCHQWTIFNYPSKIWVANKPHSEDCLFLNIWVPHPQPSRSVPILVWIHGGGFTVGSGSSDLYNGSTLAATENVIVASLNYRVGIWGFFSFPPGAPGNMGLWDQYLAVNWLKENAAVFGGDANKLTLIGHSAGAASVGFHLLSPISQSLFDRAVLQSGAPNAPWASMPPEKIRERAVNVIDLLNCREGNDSAVMSCLQNKEATVFLNFSSYFLPTFDGDFLPEDPKRILQKGKIPAKPLLIGITREDGTVFTPRALNNGDDDKNRIWEKALSAIDIIFRDFEEDFSEAVVLKYSEGSNPNRQIVAHISRDHYFVCSLLELAARMVAAEGSVFVYSFNHQLSTSVWQEWMGAAHGVEVPFLFGTLSSLPGLNQSDENADRVLSQRMMHYWAQFARSGNPSKFTPGEVQWPHYNATEQNVYHISTEAPQIMQFLPREHCRFLETHVYNTTRIGAD; encoded by the exons ATGCCTATTCTCCTCCATGCATTCCTGGGACTTTGCTTCTGCCAACTGATTTCTGGTGACATTGCTGAAAATGACACCCTGGTGGTCACCAGTTCTGGATCCATTAAAGGCATGAGAGTCCTAACTAGATCCGGTGCTGTAAATGCCTATCTAGGAATTCCATATGCTGAGCCTCCGGTAGGGAGACTGCGCTTCCAGAAACCTGTCCCACATCAACCGTGGAGCCATGTCTTGGAGGCTACCCACTTTGGGAAACCTTGTCACCAATGGACCATTTTTAACTATCCTTCAAAGATATGGGTTGCCAATAAGCCCCATTCGGAAGACTGTCTTTTCCTCAATATCTGGGTGCCTCACCCCCAGCCTTCTAGGTCAGTCCCTATCCTTGTTTGGATCCATGGTGGAGGATTTACTGTTGGTTCAGGGTCATCGGACTTATACAATGGGTCAACATTAGCTGCTACTGAAAATGTCATTGTGGCATCTCTGAACTACCGGGTGGGAATCTGgggatttttttccttcccaccGGGAGCCCCAGGGAACATGGGCTTATGGGACCAATATCTGGCTGTGAATTGGTTGAAGGAAAATGCAGCGGTCTTTGGTGGAGATGCAAATAAGTTGACTCTCATTGGCCACAGTGCTGGAGCAGCCTCTGTGGGTTTCCACCTCCTCTCTCCTATAAGCCAATCCCTTTTTGACCGAGCGGTGCTCCAGAGTGGCGCCCCCAATGCACCCTGGGCTTCGATGCCACCTGAAAAGATCCGGGAACGTGCCGTTAATGTAATTGATCTATTGAACTGCAGAGAAGGGAACGACAGTGCCGTGATGAGCTGTCTCCAAAATAAGGAAGCCACTGTGTTTCTGAATTTCAGTTCTTATTTCTTACCCACTTTCGATGGGGATTTCCTTCCTGAAGATCCAAAGAGAATTCTACAGAAGGGGAAAATTCCAGCAAAGCCACTACTTATAGGTATTACAAGGGAGGATGGCACAGTCTTTACACCTCGAGCTCTGAACAATGGAGACGATGACAAAAACAGGATCTGGGAGAAGGCCTTATCAGCTATAGACATCATATTCCGAGATTTTGAAGAAGATTTTTCCGAGGCTGTAGTGCTGAAGTACAGTGAAGGGTCAAATCCCAACCGTCAGATCGTGGCTCATATTAGCAGAGATCACTATTTTGTGTGCTCACTCCTTGAACTTGCCGCAAGGATGGTAGCAGCGGAGGGCTCTGTGTTTGTTTACTCCTTCAATCACCAACTTTCGACTTCCGTCTGGCAAGAATGGATGGGTGCAGCTCATGGAGTTGAGGTCCCTTTTCTCTTTGGAACCCTCTCGTCACTTCCAGGACTCAATCAATCAGATGAAAACGCCGACAGGGTACTAAGTCAACGGATGATGCACTACTGGGCCCAGTTTGCCAGAAGCGG AAATCCCTCCAAATTCACACCCGGTGAAGTTCAATGGCCACATTACAATGCTACGGAACAAAACGTCTACCATATCAGCACAGAGGCACCTCAAATCATGCAGTTTTTGCCACGTGAGCACTGCAGATTTTTAGAAACCCACGTTTATAACACAACAAGAATTG GTGCAGACTAA
- the LOC116502901 gene encoding cholinesterase-like — protein MLCFLWSRLSFFFFLSLVCKCASDNDAPVVTSSGPIKGKTVLTRSGSASAYLGIPYAEPPVGKLRFQKPVPRQPWSEVLEATRFGNSCPQTDIPGLPDKDIWVANTPLSEDCLFLNIWAPHPRPSRPVPVLVWFQGMGFITGTASLDMYNGAILSATENVIVASMNYRLGGLGFLYLPPYAPGNIGLWDQHLALKWLKENIALFGGDPAQLTLVGQSAGAALVGCHLLSPLSQPLFARAVLQSGVPNAIWPWKSPQEAHNDAIMLSKQVGCARDNDRAVVSCLQEIDFGHENFTHLTLFSSLTTDGVFLPGKVPNLLDTAILQGKPILTGVTDDEGSSFVLLMYPSTKTNGGILTWEQLLQGVAVTMRRGTTKEVANTVAQKFSDANQGQYRLAFSQYMRDYFMVCPLVEFAAKVRKAGKTAYVYSFSHHPSGSGWPEWVGTPYGAEIPYVFGTMASVTNRSITDAEEALSRQMMRYWAQFARGGTPTGSKPDEVQWPLYDATEQNFFHISTAAPQLKRLSPAPLCDFLATLPANDTQP, from the exons ATGCTTTGTTTCCTCTGGTCACGTTtgagctttttcttcttcctctcattggtttGCAAATGTGCTTCCGATAATGACGCTCCAGTAGTGACCAGCAGTGGCCCTATTAAAGGCAAAACGGTCTTGACTAGATCTGGTTCCGCGAGTGCCTATCTGGGAATCCCCTATGCGGAACCTCCAGTGGGGAAACTCCGTTTTCAAAAGCCAGTCCCACGTCAGCCATGGAGCGAAGTATTGGAGGCCACCCGTTTTGGCAACTCTTGTCCTCAGACTGATATTCCTGGCCTTCCTGATAAAGACATATGGGTCGCCAACACACCTCTGTCAGAGGACTGTCTCTTTCTTAACATCTGGGCACCCCACCCTCGACCTTCAAGACCAGTGCCTGTCCTTGTATGGTTCCAAGGCATGGGCTTTATCACTGGCACAGCCTCGCTAGACATGTACAATGGAGCGATCTTGTCTGCCACAGAGAATGTCATAGTGGCTTCCATGAATTATCGCTTGGGGGGTCTAGGCTTTTTGTACTTGCCCCCCTACGCCCCGGGAAACATAGGCTTGTGGGACCAGCATTTGGCCCTCAAGTGGCTGAAGGAAAACATAGCTCTCTTTGGGGGAGATCCAGCTCAGTTGACTCTGGTTGGGCAAAGTGCAGGAGCAGCTTTGGTGGGTTGCCATCTCCTTTCCCCACTGAGCCAACCCCTTTTTGCCCGTGCTGTGCTTCAGAGTGGCGTTCCCAATGCCATTTGGCCCTGGAAGAGCCCCCAAGAGGCCCACAATGATGCGATCATGCTCAGCAAACAAGTGGGGTGCGCAAGAGATAATGACAGGGCTGTGGTGAGCTGCCTACAGGAGATAGACTTTGGACACGAGAACTTTACACATTTGACCTTGTTCAGTTCATTGACCACAGATGGCGTTTTCCTCCCAGGCAAAGTCCCAAATCTGCTGGACACTGCAATTCTTCAGGGAAAGCCAATTCTTACTGGGGTCACTGATGATGAAGGTTCCAGTTTTGTATTGCTTATGTATCCGAGCACAAAAACAAACGGAGGAATATTAACATGGGAGCAGCTTCTCCAAGGTGTGGCAGTAACTATGCGAAGAGGGACGACAAAAGAAGTTGCGAACACCGTCGCCCAGAAATTCAGTGATGCTAATCAAGGGCAATACCGTTTGGCATTTTCTCAGTATATGCGAGATTATTTCATGGTGTGTCCCTTGGTTGAATTTGCTGCGAAGGTCAGGAAAGCTGGGAAGACGGCGTATGTTTACTCCTTCAGTCACCACCCTTCTGGCTCTGGATGGCCTGAGTGGGTAGGGACACCCTACGGAGCAGAGATACCTTATGTCTTTGGAACCATGGCGTCAGTAACAAACCGATCCATCACAGATGCTGAGGAAGCATTGAGCCGTCAGATGATGAGATACTGGGCACAGTTTGCCAGAGGCGG GACTCCAACAGGGTCAAAGCCAGATGAGGTACAATGGCCACTCTATGACGCCACAGAACAGAATTTCTTTCACATCAGCACAGCAGCTCCCCAGCTCAAACGGCTGTCACCTGCCCCACTCTGTGACTTCCTGGCTACGCTTCCTGCGAACGACACACAACCGT AG